A single Triticum dicoccoides isolate Atlit2015 ecotype Zavitan chromosome 2A, WEW_v2.0, whole genome shotgun sequence DNA region contains:
- the LOC119356911 gene encoding serine/threonine-protein kinase PCRK1-like — protein sequence MWWLPPCFHGGNAAKGEGRDQFDPNPVSPAAASARSMSTATSSTITAPSGSDLTGSINASDMSADSIQRPQQYPSFADRPANLRVFTYAELRAATRNLSRSLMLGEGGFGCVYRGAIKVDAAAGDGTPPPMEVAVKHLNRNGLQGHKEWLTEVNVLGIVDHPNLVKLVGYCADDDERGAQRLLVYEYMPNRSVDDHLSGRAIGTTLSWPMRLRVALDAAKGLKYLHEDMDFQIIFRDLKTSNILLDEDWNAKLSDFGMAREGPTEGLTHVSTAVVGTLGYAAPEYIQTGRLNAKSDIWSYGVLLYELITGRRPIDGERPRGEQKLLDWVKPYISDTNRLRLIVDPKLEGRYSIKSVAKLVTVANRCLARLPKARPRMGEVLDMVQKAVDVDGAAAGAGAPPLHHYSSGGGREEGGSSKLRRDGKKGFHGQWRAGRGKGPLMC from the exons ATGTGGTGGCTGCCGCCATGCTTCCACGGCGGCaacgcggccaagggggagggccgAGACCAGTTCGACCCCAACCCCGTGTCGCCGGCCGCGGCCTCGGCGCGGTCCATGAGCACGGCCACGTCGTCCACGATCACTGCCCCGTCCGGCTCCGACCTCACCGGCTCCATCAACGCCTCCGACATGAGCGCCGACTCCATCCAGCGCCCGCAGCAGTACCCGAGCTTCGCCGACCGGCCCGCCAACCTCCGGGTCTTCACCTACGCCGAGCTGCGGGCCGCCACCCGCAACCTCAGCCGCTCGCTCATGCTCGGCGAGGGCGGCTTCGGCTGCGTCTACCGGGGCGCCATCAAGGTCGACGCCGCCGCCGGAGACGGGACGCCTCCCCCGATGGAGGTCGCCGTCAAGCACCTCAACCGGAACGGCCTTcag GGGCACAAGGAGTGGCTGACGGAGGTCAACGTCCTGGGCATCGTGGACCATCCCAATCTGGTGAAGCTGGTAGGCTACTGCGCCGACGACGACGAGCGAGGGGCGCAGAGGCTGCTGGTGTACGAGTACATGCCTAACCGGAGCGTGGACGATCACCTGTCGGGCAGAGCAATCGGGACGACTCTGTCATGGCCTATGCGGCTCAGGGTGGCTCTCGACGCCGCCAAGGGGCTCAAGTACCTGCACGAGGACATGGATTTTCAG ATAATTTTCCGGGACCTCAAGACATCAAACATTCTGCTGGATGAAGACTGGAACGCCAAGCTTTCAGACTTCGGCATGGCTAGGGAAGGCCCGACGGAGGGCCTCACACACGTCTCCACAGCG GTGGTTGGCACCCTGGGGTACGCGGCACCGGAGTACATCCAGACGGGGCGGCTGAACGCCAAGAGCGACATCTGGAGCTACGGCGTGCTGCTCTACGAGCTCATCACGGGGCGGCGGCCCATCGACGGGGAGCGGCCGAGGGGCGAGCAGAAGCTGCTGGACTGGGTGAAGCCCTACATCTCCGACACCAACAGGCTGCGGCTGATCGTGGACCCCAAGCTGGAGGGCCGCTACAGCATCAAGTCGGTGGCCAAGCTGGTCACCGTCGCCAACCGCTGCCTCGCCAGGCTGCCCAAGGCGCGCCCCAGGATGGGGGAGGTGCTGGACATGGTGCAGAAGGCCGTCGACgtcgacggcgccgccgccggtgctGGCGCACCTCCGCTGCACCActacagcagcggcggcggcagggaggagGGGGGCAGCTCGAAGCTGAGGCGGGATGGCAAGAAAGGGTTTCATGGCCAGTGGCGAGCTGGAAGAGGAAAAGGACCCCTCATGTGCTGA